A genomic region of Janthinobacterium lividum contains the following coding sequences:
- a CDS encoding tetratricopeptide repeat protein: MKTHTISLLCAVSLLAACAAPATITTSNEQQDACNAAELKGQFGEAELACVKALQSAEQAGASADILSQRQYNLGRVKRLQGKNAEAEQLYRQALATEETAQPRSDARVGRRMVELASALAAQGKWQEGTGYLERVLPLLPKLSPASRTYSAEVLRQYARQLQGGPQAALGARFEAVAASLQ; this comes from the coding sequence ATGAAGACCCATACCATCAGCTTGCTATGCGCTGTCAGCCTGCTGGCCGCCTGTGCGGCGCCAGCGACGATCACCACCTCCAATGAACAGCAAGACGCCTGCAACGCGGCCGAACTCAAAGGCCAGTTTGGCGAAGCAGAGCTGGCTTGCGTAAAAGCGCTGCAGAGCGCCGAGCAAGCCGGGGCCAGCGCGGATATCCTCTCGCAGCGCCAGTACAACCTGGGCCGCGTCAAGCGCTTGCAGGGCAAGAATGCCGAAGCGGAGCAGCTGTACCGGCAAGCGCTGGCCACGGAAGAAACGGCGCAGCCACGCAGCGATGCGCGCGTCGGCCGCCGCATGGTGGAACTGGCGTCGGCGCTGGCCGCGCAAGGCAAATGGCAGGAAGGCACGGGCTATCTGGAACGCGTGCTGCCGCTGCTGCCGAAGCTGTCGCCCGCCTCGCGCACGTATTCGGCGGAAGTGCTGCGCCAGTACGCCAGACAGCTGCAAGGCGGCCCGCAGGCGGCGCTGGGCGCACGCTTTGAAGCCGTCGCGGCCAGCCTGCAATAA
- the creC gene encoding two-component system sensor histidine kinase CreC, protein MKIGLRILLGYFLIVGLAAWFLLNVFMEQVKPGVRSTLEDTLVDTSQLLASLVAPDLKAGTLAQSPVAERMQDYARHGVDVNINGVRKRTLDYRITITDRHGIVLFDSSGRDVGRDYSRWNDVYLTLQGKYGARSTRSRPDDEMSTVMHVAAPIRDGNEVIGVLTVAKPNASVQAFVERSQRKILQRGAVLLLLSLLIGLAFAWWLHHALGKLMHYIGDVEAGRKVALPALGKNEIGTLGRALEAMRTRLEGKEYVEQLMHTLAHELKSPIAAIQASAELLQEDMPPTERRRFLASILEQNARQRQLIDKLLALVRVEKQQRLDNPERIALAPLLAQVAQDAAATLQARGVRLQLQADEANVAGDALLLRQALGNLLDNAVGFAPPGSCIDLTARRQGIHVEIAVRDRGEGIPAYAIERVFERFYSLPRPSAGKSTGLGLPFVREVASLHGGTVEVLNHAEGGACARLCLPIA, encoded by the coding sequence ATGAAGATCGGCCTGCGCATCCTGCTCGGCTACTTCCTGATCGTGGGCCTGGCTGCCTGGTTCCTGCTGAATGTCTTCATGGAGCAGGTCAAGCCCGGCGTGCGCTCGACCCTGGAAGACACGCTGGTCGATACCTCGCAACTGCTGGCCAGCCTGGTGGCGCCCGACCTGAAGGCGGGCACGCTGGCGCAGTCGCCCGTGGCCGAACGCATGCAGGATTACGCGCGCCATGGCGTGGACGTCAATATCAATGGCGTGCGCAAGCGCACGCTCGATTACCGCATCACCATCACGGACCGGCACGGCATCGTGCTGTTCGATTCCAGCGGGCGCGACGTGGGGCGCGACTATTCGCGCTGGAATGACGTGTATCTCACCTTGCAGGGCAAGTATGGCGCGCGCAGCACGCGCAGCCGGCCTGATGACGAGATGTCGACGGTGATGCACGTGGCCGCACCGATTCGCGACGGCAATGAGGTGATCGGCGTGCTGACGGTGGCCAAGCCGAATGCCAGCGTGCAAGCCTTTGTCGAGCGCAGCCAGCGCAAGATACTGCAGCGTGGCGCCGTGCTGTTGCTGCTGTCGCTGCTGATCGGCCTGGCATTCGCCTGGTGGCTGCACCATGCGCTGGGCAAGCTGATGCATTACATCGGCGACGTGGAGGCGGGCCGCAAGGTGGCGCTGCCGGCGCTGGGCAAGAACGAGATCGGCACCCTGGGGCGTGCCCTCGAGGCGATGCGCACGCGCCTGGAGGGCAAGGAATATGTGGAGCAATTGATGCACACGCTGGCGCATGAATTGAAAAGCCCGATCGCCGCCATCCAGGCCTCGGCCGAGCTGCTGCAGGAAGACATGCCGCCGACCGAGCGCCGCCGGTTCCTGGCCAGTATCCTGGAACAGAATGCGCGCCAGCGGCAACTGATCGACAAGCTGCTGGCCCTCGTGCGCGTGGAAAAGCAGCAGCGCCTGGATAACCCCGAGCGCATCGCGCTGGCGCCCCTGCTGGCGCAAGTGGCGCAGGACGCGGCCGCCACCCTGCAGGCGCGCGGCGTGCGCCTGCAGCTGCAGGCCGACGAGGCGAATGTGGCCGGGGATGCCCTGCTGCTGCGCCAGGCGCTGGGTAACTTGCTCGACAACGCGGTCGGCTTTGCGCCACCGGGCAGCTGCATCGACCTGACGGCGCGGCGCCAGGGCATCCACGTGGAAATTGCCGTGCGCGACCGGGGCGAGGGCATCCCCGCGTATGCGATCGAGCGCGTCTTCGAGCGCTTCTATTCCTTGCCGCGCCCGAGCGCCGGCAAGAGCACGGGTCTTGGCCTGCCCTTTGTGCGCGAAGTGGCTTCCCTGCATGGCGGCACGGTCGAGGTACTCAATCATGCGGAAGGCGGCGCCTGCGCGCGCCTGTGCCTGCCAATAGCCTAG
- the tuf gene encoding elongation factor Tu, translating into MAKGKFERTKPHVNVGTIGHVDHGKTTLTAAIATVLSKKFGGEAKAYDQIDAAPEEKARGITINTAHVEYETETRHYAHVDCPGHADYIKNMITGAAQMDGAILVCSAADGPMPQTREHILLARQVGVPYIIVFLNKCDLVDDAELLELVEMEVRELLSKYEFPGDDLPIIKGSARMALEGKEGEMGVDAVLRLADALDAYIPTPERAVDGAFLMPVEDVFSISGRGTVVTGRIERGIVKVGEEIEIVGITDTVKTTCTGVEMFRKLLDQGQAGDNVGLLLRGTKREDVQRGQVLAKPGSIKPHAHFTGEIYVLSKDEGGRHTPFFNNYRPQFYFRTTDVTGSIELPADKEMVMPGDNVSITVKLINPIAMEEGLRFAIREGGRTVGAGVVAKILA; encoded by the coding sequence ATGGCAAAAGGTAAATTCGAACGGACCAAGCCGCACGTCAACGTCGGCACCATCGGCCACGTCGACCACGGTAAAACCACGCTGACCGCTGCAATCGCAACGGTTCTGTCGAAGAAATTCGGCGGCGAAGCTAAAGCATACGACCAGATCGATGCAGCACCAGAAGAAAAAGCGCGCGGTATCACGATTAACACGGCCCACGTCGAGTACGAAACGGAAACGCGTCACTACGCGCACGTTGACTGCCCAGGCCACGCCGATTACATCAAAAACATGATTACCGGTGCTGCGCAGATGGACGGCGCGATCCTGGTGTGCTCCGCAGCTGACGGCCCAATGCCACAGACCCGCGAACACATCCTGCTGGCCCGCCAAGTTGGCGTTCCATACATCATCGTGTTCCTGAACAAGTGCGACCTGGTCGACGATGCAGAGCTGCTGGAACTGGTTGAAATGGAAGTGCGCGAGCTGTTGTCGAAGTACGAATTCCCAGGCGACGACCTGCCAATCATCAAAGGTTCGGCACGTATGGCGCTGGAAGGCAAAGAAGGCGAAATGGGCGTTGACGCAGTGCTGCGTCTGGCCGATGCGCTGGATGCATACATCCCAACGCCAGAGCGCGCTGTTGATGGTGCTTTCCTGATGCCAGTGGAAGACGTGTTCTCGATCTCGGGTCGCGGTACCGTTGTGACCGGTCGTATCGAGCGCGGCATTGTTAAAGTCGGCGAAGAGATCGAAATCGTCGGTATCACCGATACCGTCAAAACGACTTGCACCGGCGTGGAAATGTTCCGCAAACTGCTGGACCAAGGTCAAGCTGGCGACAACGTTGGTCTGCTGCTGCGCGGCACCAAGCGTGAAGACGTGCAACGTGGTCAAGTTCTGGCAAAACCAGGCTCGATCAAGCCGCATGCACACTTCACCGGCGAGATCTATGTTCTGTCGAAAGACGAAGGCGGCCGTCATACGCCATTCTTCAACAACTATCGTCCACAGTTCTACTTCCGTACGACGGACGTAACCGGTTCGATCGAGTTGCCAGCAGACAAAGAAATGGTCATGCCAGGCGATAACGTGTCGATCACCGTCAAGCTGATCAACCCGATCGCGATGGAAGAAGGTCTGCGCTTCGCTATCCGCGAAGGCGGCCGTACCGTCGGCGCTGGTGTTGTTGCAAAAATCCTGGCTTAA
- the rplC gene encoding 50S ribosomal protein L3 — MSLGLLGRKVGMMRIFTDEGDSIPVTVLDVSNNRVAQIKTPETDGYSAVQVAFGQRRASRVTKAVAGHHAKAGVEAGTLLKEFRVDAAKAAELKAGDVVAASLFEVGQKIDVQGVTIGKGYAGVIKRYHFASGRATHGNSRSHNVPGSIGMAQDPGRVFPGKRMTGHLGDVNRTIQNLVIARIDADRQLLLVKGAIPGAKNGQVVVSPAIKTKAKKGA; from the coding sequence ATGAGCCTAGGCCTTCTCGGTCGCAAGGTTGGTATGATGCGCATTTTCACGGATGAAGGGGATTCGATCCCGGTCACCGTGTTGGACGTATCGAACAACCGTGTTGCGCAAATCAAAACCCCTGAAACAGATGGTTACTCCGCTGTTCAGGTCGCATTCGGTCAACGTCGCGCTTCCCGCGTGACCAAGGCTGTTGCTGGTCATCACGCTAAAGCTGGTGTTGAAGCCGGTACTCTGTTGAAAGAGTTCCGTGTCGATGCTGCTAAAGCCGCTGAACTGAAAGCTGGCGATGTTGTCGCTGCTTCCCTGTTCGAAGTCGGTCAAAAGATCGACGTGCAAGGCGTTACCATCGGTAAAGGCTATGCAGGCGTTATCAAACGTTACCACTTCGCTTCTGGCCGTGCAACGCACGGTAACTCGCGTTCGCACAACGTTCCAGGTTCCATCGGTATGGCACAAGATCCAGGTCGCGTTTTCCCTGGTAAGCGCATGACCGGTCATCTGGGTGACGTTAACCGTACGATCCAGAACCTCGTGATCGCCCGTATCGATGCCGACCGTCAGCTGTTGCTGGTCAAAGGCGCGATTCCAGGTGCGAAAAATGGCCAGGTAGTTGTCTCGCCAGCCATCAAAACCAAAGCCAAGAAGGGAGCTTAA
- the rpsJ gene encoding 30S ribosomal protein S10: protein MSAPNQKIRIRLKAFDYKLIDQSALEIVETAKRTGAVVKGPVPLPTRIQRFDVLRSPHVNKTSRDQFEIRTHQRLMDIVDPTDKTVDALMKLDLPAGVDVEIKLQ, encoded by the coding sequence ATGTCGGCACCAAACCAAAAAATCCGTATCCGCCTGAAGGCTTTCGATTACAAACTGATCGACCAGTCCGCTCTGGAAATCGTTGAAACCGCGAAGCGCACCGGCGCAGTCGTCAAAGGCCCAGTACCACTGCCTACCCGTATTCAGCGTTTCGATGTGCTGCGTTCCCCGCACGTCAACAAAACTTCGCGCGATCAGTTCGAGATCCGTACGCACCAACGCCTGATGGACATCGTTGACCCAACGGACAAAACCGTTGACGCGCTGATGAAGCTGGACCTGCCAGCTGGTGTTGATGTCGAAATCAAACTGCAATAA
- the rpsL gene encoding 30S ribosomal protein S12, with translation MPTINQLIRNPRVALTVKSKSPALENSPQKRGVCTRVYTTTPKKPNSALRKVAKVRLTNGFEVISYIGGEGHNLQEHSVVLLRGGRVKDLPGVRYHMVRGALDTQGVKDRKQSRSKYGTKRAKAGKK, from the coding sequence ATGCCAACCATCAATCAATTGATTCGCAATCCACGCGTCGCTTTGACCGTGAAGAGCAAATCGCCGGCGCTGGAAAACAGCCCGCAAAAACGTGGCGTCTGCACACGTGTTTACACCACGACTCCAAAGAAGCCAAACTCGGCTCTGCGTAAAGTCGCTAAAGTTCGTCTGACCAATGGTTTCGAAGTTATTTCGTACATTGGCGGTGAAGGCCATAACCTGCAAGAGCATAGTGTTGTGCTGCTGCGCGGCGGTCGCGTCAAGGATTTGCCGGGTGTGCGTTACCACATGGTTCGCGGTGCCCTGGATACCCAAGGCGTTAAAGACCGTAAGCAATCGCGTTCGAAGTACGGTACCAAGCGCGCTAAAGCAGGCAAGAAGTAA
- the creB gene encoding two-component system response regulator CreB, with protein sequence MSKTVLIVEDEQAIADSIAYALRTDGFTPRHVMLGEHALAALRPTPGEAPQMPVLVVLDVGLPDMSGLEVCRRLRQFSEVPVIFLTARSDEIDRIVGLEIGADDYVTKPFSPRELVARIRVILRRAGVVQVPRETGMTIAAAVTVPARFELRALEAKVLFHGQPLDLTRYEYLLLKTLLEHPGHVLSRAQLMERVWSGAPDTLERTVDAHVKSLRAKLRAVDAQIDPIHTHRGLGYSLAGA encoded by the coding sequence ATGTCCAAGACTGTCCTGATCGTGGAAGATGAACAGGCGATTGCCGACAGCATCGCCTATGCCTTGCGCACGGACGGCTTTACGCCGCGCCATGTGATGTTGGGCGAGCACGCCCTGGCCGCGCTGCGTCCAACGCCCGGCGAAGCCCCGCAGATGCCCGTTCTGGTGGTGCTCGACGTGGGCTTGCCCGACATGAGCGGGCTGGAAGTGTGCCGCCGGCTGCGCCAGTTTTCCGAGGTGCCGGTGATCTTCCTGACGGCCCGCAGCGACGAGATCGACCGTATCGTCGGCCTGGAAATCGGCGCCGACGATTACGTCACCAAACCGTTTTCGCCGCGCGAACTGGTGGCGCGCATCCGCGTCATCCTGCGCCGCGCCGGCGTCGTTCAGGTGCCCCGCGAGACTGGCATGACGATAGCCGCTGCCGTGACCGTGCCGGCACGCTTTGAATTGCGCGCGCTGGAGGCGAAAGTGCTATTTCACGGCCAGCCGCTGGACCTGACCCGCTATGAATACCTGCTGTTGAAAACCCTGCTCGAGCATCCGGGCCACGTGCTGTCGCGCGCGCAGCTGATGGAGCGCGTGTGGAGCGGTGCGCCCGACACGCTCGAGCGTACCGTCGATGCGCACGTCAAATCCTTGCGCGCCAAGCTGCGCGCCGTCGATGCGCAGATCGACCCCATCCACACCCACCGTGGCCTCGGCTACAGCCTGGCCGGCGCATGA
- the creD gene encoding cell envelope integrity protein CreD, whose product MQKTLLVKALIVFGLMLLIGLPLLMIQETIKERMEFRQEAVNSIAADSVREQTIIGPILVIPYTEQYEERVEVAKGDDKEVKLPVRTELLRRTAQRRLLVYPNDLQINGNIETDRRYRGIHQVLVYSGQHAFKGDFTVPASSQLPRKSPDSRVTVGAPFVALSIEDVRGIRNIPKIDWGGQKIEFEQGTDLFAFRSGLHAPLGVMPLAAAQQVRFSFDLGLDGIERQHFVPVAKNSQIQIKSNWPHPQFGGRFLPSPKNRQIDARGFNVAWNISSLATNAQTQLSSIEGEFKVPDSAPLGQVDRFSVGFIEPVNVYSQSDRATKYGLLFVALTFAAFFIFEILKSLPIHPVQYLLVGLSLVIFFLLLVGLAEHIAFLAAYLAASAACIALTSFYLVHVLHNMWRGIGFGVALTLLYGALYGLLSSENNALVMGSILLFAVLAVIMVATRKVDWYQIGKGVPQE is encoded by the coding sequence ATGCAAAAAACTCTCTTAGTCAAAGCGTTGATCGTGTTCGGCCTGATGCTGCTGATCGGCCTGCCTTTGCTGATGATTCAGGAAACGATCAAGGAGCGGATGGAATTCCGCCAGGAAGCCGTCAACAGCATCGCCGCCGATTCGGTGCGCGAACAAACCATCATCGGCCCCATTCTGGTGATTCCCTATACGGAGCAGTATGAAGAGCGCGTGGAGGTGGCCAAGGGCGATGACAAGGAAGTGAAGTTACCCGTGCGCACGGAGTTGCTGCGCCGCACGGCGCAGCGCCGCTTGCTCGTGTATCCGAACGACCTGCAGATCAACGGCAATATCGAGACGGACCGCCGCTACCGCGGCATCCACCAGGTGCTGGTCTACAGCGGCCAGCACGCCTTCAAGGGTGACTTCACGGTGCCGGCCAGCAGCCAGCTGCCGCGCAAGTCGCCGGACTCGCGCGTGACCGTCGGTGCGCCTTTCGTGGCCTTGTCCATCGAGGACGTGCGCGGCATCCGCAATATCCCGAAAATCGACTGGGGCGGACAAAAGATCGAGTTCGAGCAGGGTACCGACCTGTTTGCCTTCCGCAGCGGCTTGCACGCGCCGCTGGGTGTCATGCCACTGGCGGCGGCGCAGCAGGTGCGCTTCAGCTTTGACCTGGGCCTCGATGGCATCGAACGCCAGCACTTCGTGCCGGTGGCCAAGAACAGCCAGATCCAGATCAAGTCGAACTGGCCCCATCCGCAATTTGGCGGGCGCTTCCTGCCGTCGCCGAAGAATCGCCAGATCGATGCCCGCGGTTTCAATGTGGCGTGGAATATCTCGTCGCTGGCCACCAATGCGCAAACGCAGCTGAGTTCCATCGAGGGAGAATTCAAGGTGCCCGACAGTGCGCCGCTGGGCCAGGTGGACCGCTTCAGTGTCGGTTTCATCGAGCCGGTGAACGTGTATTCGCAATCGGACCGGGCCACGAAATATGGCTTGCTGTTCGTGGCGCTGACCTTTGCCGCCTTCTTCATCTTTGAAATTTTGAAGAGTCTGCCGATCCACCCGGTGCAGTATTTGCTGGTGGGCCTGTCGCTGGTGATCTTCTTCCTGCTGCTGGTGGGGCTGGCCGAGCACATCGCCTTCCTCGCCGCCTATCTGGCCGCCAGCGCCGCCTGTATCGCCCTGACCAGCTTCTATCTGGTGCACGTGCTGCACAACATGTGGCGCGGCATCGGCTTCGGCGTGGCCCTGACCTTGCTGTATGGCGCCCTGTATGGCTTGCTCAGCTCTGAAAACAATGCGCTGGTGATGGGCAGCATTCTGTTGTTCGCCGTGCTGGCCGTCATCATGGTGGCAACGCGCAAGGTGGACTGGTATCAGATTGGCAAAGGAGTGCCGCAAGAGTAG
- a CDS encoding DUF817 domain-containing protein, giving the protein MLHALDTHLLNATPRNRLRGWLRFLTEFLYFGIKEARSCLFVGLFFAAVFLVPRAGLFGLPRYDVLLLAALAIQGAMLWSGLETWDELKAICLFHAVGFALEVFKVSGTIQSWSYPDFAYSKVFGVPLFSGFMYAAVGSYIIQTWRLLDMRIRHHPPYWMAVLIALLIYANFFTHHYIGDYRWYLAACALGLYARTTVVFRPLDRDRSMPLLLGFVLVGFFIWLAENISTFWGVWRYPNQLGAWSVVHVSKWSSWSLLVVMTFTIVAHLKHIKASIHVAQP; this is encoded by the coding sequence ATGCTTCATGCCCTCGATACCCACCTGTTAAATGCGACGCCCCGTAACCGCTTGCGCGGCTGGCTGCGCTTCCTGACCGAATTTTTGTATTTCGGCATCAAGGAGGCGAGGTCGTGCCTGTTCGTCGGGCTGTTTTTTGCTGCCGTGTTCCTGGTGCCGCGCGCCGGCCTGTTCGGCCTGCCACGCTATGACGTGCTGCTGCTGGCGGCGCTGGCGATCCAGGGCGCGATGCTGTGGAGTGGATTGGAAACGTGGGATGAACTGAAAGCCATCTGCCTGTTTCATGCGGTCGGCTTTGCGCTGGAGGTGTTCAAGGTGTCGGGCACGATCCAGTCGTGGAGTTATCCCGACTTTGCCTACAGCAAGGTGTTCGGCGTCCCCCTGTTTTCCGGCTTCATGTATGCGGCCGTCGGCAGCTACATCATCCAGACCTGGCGCCTGCTCGACATGAGGATCCGCCACCATCCGCCGTACTGGATGGCGGTGCTGATCGCGCTGCTGATCTACGCCAACTTCTTCACGCATCACTACATCGGCGATTACCGCTGGTACCTGGCTGCCTGCGCGCTGGGCTTGTACGCGCGCACCACCGTGGTGTTCCGCCCGCTCGACCGCGACCGCAGCATGCCCTTGCTGCTCGGTTTCGTGCTGGTCGGCTTCTTTATCTGGCTGGCTGAAAACATCAGCACCTTCTGGGGCGTATGGCGCTATCCGAACCAGCTTGGCGCCTGGTCGGTGGTGCATGTCAGCAAATGGAGTTCATGGTCGCTGCTGGTGGTGATGACGTTTACCATCGTGGCCCACCTCAAGCACATCAAGGCCAGCATCCACGTCGCCCAGCCGTAG
- the rpsG gene encoding 30S ribosomal protein S7, which translates to MPRRREVPKREILPDPKFGNTDVAKFVNVLMLSGKKSVAENIIYGAFEHIAAKSGKDPLEVFATAINNAKPLVEVKSRRVGGANYQVPVEVRPVRRMALSMRWLREAANKRSEKSMPQRLGGELMEAAESRGGAMKKRDEVHRMAEANKAFSHFRF; encoded by the coding sequence ATGCCACGTCGTCGTGAAGTACCCAAGCGCGAAATTTTGCCAGATCCAAAATTCGGCAACACTGATGTCGCTAAATTTGTAAACGTGCTGATGCTGTCCGGTAAGAAATCGGTTGCAGAAAACATCATCTACGGTGCTTTCGAGCACATCGCAGCAAAATCGGGTAAAGATCCACTCGAAGTTTTTGCTACCGCAATCAACAACGCCAAGCCGTTGGTTGAGGTGAAATCCCGTCGCGTCGGTGGTGCAAACTACCAGGTGCCGGTTGAAGTTCGCCCAGTCCGTCGTATGGCCCTGTCCATGCGTTGGTTGCGTGAAGCTGCTAACAAGCGCAGCGAAAAATCGATGCCACAACGCCTCGGCGGTGAGCTGATGGAAGCGGCTGAAAGCCGCGGCGGCGCGATGAAAAAACGCGACGAAGTCCATCGTATGGCTGAAGCGAACAAAGCGTTCTCGCATTTCCGCTTCTAA
- the fusA gene encoding elongation factor G produces the protein MARKTPIERYRNIGISAHIDAGKTTTTERVLFYTGVNHKLGEVHDGAATTDWMAQEQERGITITSAAVTCFWKGMANNFPAHHINIIDTPGHVDFTIEVERSMRVLDGACMVYCAVGGVQPQSETVWRQANKYKVPRLAFVNKMDRTGANFFKVYDQMRSRLKANPVPIQMPIGAEDVFTGVIDLVKMKAVIWDDASQGMKFEYGDIPAHLAADAAKWRENMVEAAAEASEDLMNKYLEEGDLSEEEIKAALRQRTIASEIVPMLCGTAFKNKGVQAMLDAVIEYLPSPIDIPPVPGLDEDEQPVERAADDNEKFSALAFKIATDPFVGQLCFIRCYSGTLNSGDSVLNSVKQKKERIGRIVQMQANEREEIKEMRAGDIAAVVGLKDTTTGDTLCDEKASVVLERMVFPEPVISQAVEPKTKADQEKMGLALNRLAAEDPSFRVRTDEESGQTIIAGMGELHLDIIVDRMKREFNVEATVGKPQVAYRETIRKVCEESEGKFVKQSGGRGQYGHVVLKIEPQEPGKGFEFVDAIKGGTVPREYIPAVEKGVRDTLTSGVMAGYPVVDVKVTLFFGSYHDVDSNENAFRMAASMAFKDGCRKASPVILEPMMAVEVETPEDYAGTVMGDLSSRRGMVQGMDEIAGGGGKIIKAEVPLSEMFGYATSLRSSTQGRATYTMEFKHYAEAPKHVTEAIVSSKAK, from the coding sequence ATGGCCCGCAAGACCCCCATTGAGCGCTATCGTAATATCGGTATCTCCGCTCACATCGATGCAGGTAAGACGACCACGACCGAGCGCGTCCTGTTCTACACAGGCGTGAACCACAAGCTGGGCGAAGTCCATGATGGCGCTGCCACCACCGACTGGATGGCACAGGAGCAAGAGCGCGGTATCACGATTACCTCGGCTGCTGTTACGTGCTTCTGGAAAGGCATGGCTAACAACTTCCCAGCTCACCACATCAACATCATCGACACCCCAGGTCACGTTGACTTCACCATTGAAGTGGAACGTTCGATGCGCGTGTTGGATGGCGCCTGCATGGTTTACTGTGCAGTCGGCGGTGTGCAGCCACAATCGGAAACGGTATGGCGTCAGGCTAACAAGTACAAAGTGCCACGTCTGGCCTTCGTGAACAAGATGGACCGTACCGGCGCCAACTTCTTCAAGGTCTACGATCAGATGCGTTCGCGTCTGAAAGCCAACCCAGTACCTATTCAGATGCCTATCGGCGCTGAAGACGTCTTCACCGGTGTTATCGATCTGGTCAAGATGAAAGCGGTTATCTGGGACGACGCTTCGCAAGGCATGAAGTTTGAATACGGCGACATTCCTGCACACCTGGCCGCCGATGCTGCCAAGTGGCGCGAAAACATGGTTGAAGCCGCTGCTGAAGCGTCGGAAGACCTGATGAACAAGTACCTGGAAGAAGGCGACCTCTCGGAAGAAGAGATCAAGGCTGCCCTGCGTCAGCGTACCATCGCCAGCGAAATCGTTCCAATGTTGTGCGGTACCGCCTTTAAAAACAAGGGCGTGCAAGCCATGTTGGACGCGGTCATCGAGTACCTGCCATCGCCAATCGACATTCCACCTGTCCCAGGTCTGGACGAGGACGAGCAGCCAGTCGAGCGCGCAGCTGACGACAATGAGAAATTCTCGGCATTGGCGTTCAAGATCGCAACCGATCCGTTCGTGGGCCAGTTGTGCTTCATCCGTTGCTACTCGGGTACCCTGAATTCGGGCGACTCGGTGTTGAACTCCGTAAAGCAGAAGAAAGAGCGTATCGGCCGTATCGTGCAGATGCAAGCGAACGAACGCGAAGAAATCAAGGAAATGCGCGCTGGCGACATCGCCGCCGTTGTGGGTCTGAAAGACACCACCACTGGCGATACGCTTTGCGACGAAAAAGCCAGCGTAGTTCTGGAGCGCATGGTCTTCCCTGAGCCAGTGATTTCGCAGGCAGTCGAGCCAAAAACCAAGGCCGACCAGGAAAAAATGGGCCTGGCGCTGAACCGTCTGGCAGCAGAAGATCCATCGTTCCGCGTGCGTACCGATGAAGAATCGGGCCAGACCATCATCGCCGGTATGGGCGAGTTGCATCTGGACATCATCGTTGACCGCATGAAGCGTGAGTTCAACGTTGAAGCGACCGTCGGCAAGCCACAAGTGGCTTACCGCGAAACGATCCGTAAAGTGTGCGAAGAGTCGGAAGGCAAATTCGTCAAGCAATCGGGTGGTCGTGGTCAATACGGTCACGTGGTTCTGAAGATCGAACCGCAAGAACCGGGCAAGGGCTTCGAATTCGTTGACGCGATCAAGGGCGGTACCGTTCCTCGCGAATACATCCCTGCAGTTGAAAAAGGTGTGCGCGACACGCTGACTTCGGGCGTGATGGCTGGCTACCCAGTCGTTGACGTTAAAGTCACGCTGTTCTTCGGTTCGTACCATGATGTTGACTCGAACGAAAATGCATTCCGCATGGCCGCTTCGATGGCATTCAAAGATGGCTGCCGCAAAGCATCGCCAGTCATCCTGGAGCCGATGATGGCCGTGGAAGTGGAAACGCCGGAAGACTACGCCGGTACCGTGATGGGCGATCTGTCGTCGCGTCGCGGCATGGTGCAAGGTATGGATGAAATTGCTGGCGGTGGCGGCAAGATCATCAAGGCCGAAGTGCCTCTGTCGGAAATGTTCGGTTACGCCACGTCGTTGCGTTCGTCGACCCAAGGTCGTGCGACTTACACGATGGAATTCAAGCACTATGCTGAAGCACCTAAGCATGTGACTGAAGCAATCGTAAGCTCGAAAGCTAAGTAA